In Rhizobium glycinendophyticum, the DNA window GCAAGCCGTTCCAGATCACGCGGGTCATGTGTGACGAGAAGCACGGTTGAGCCAGTCTCCCGATGCAGGTCGGAGAGCAGAGCAACCATGGATGACCGCAGCGCCGGATCAAGTGCTGCAAATGGCTCATCGAGTAGCAAGACCGGGCGTCGGCGCACCAGCGCCCGGGCGAAAGCCACCCGCTGGCGCTCCCCGCCTGATAGAGAGCCGGGCAGCCGTCGTTCGTAGCCCGCAAGGCCGACGCGTTCGAGGGCTTGCGAAATCGCCACGCGATCGGTTGGTTGGAGCCTGAGGCCAGGATGGATGCCGAGCCCGATATTGGTGAAGAGATCCAGATGGGAAAACAGGTTGTTGTCCTGAAAGACGAGGGAGACAGGGCGCTCTGCCGGCGGGAGCCGAGTAACGTCTAATCCATCGATCCAGACCGTGCCGCTATCCGGCCGCTCGAAACCGGAAACCAGATTGAGCAACGTCGACTTCCCTGCGCCAGACGGGCCGACAATCGCTGTGACCGCGCCAGCCTGAAACTCGCAATCGAAATGGAATCGGTTCTGGCTAAGCGTCAACCGGGTATGGGCGAGATGGACGGAGGCGTTAGCCGGCATGGACTCGCTCCTTTGCAAGAGAGCCCGGCGAGGTGCCGGGTGCGCCGATCAGCGCCAGCACCAGGCAGATCAGACCCAGAAGCAGCGCCAGACCGTCGGCATCGTTGCTGCGATAGCTGCCCATCTGCGCATAAATGAGTGTCGGTAACGTGGTGATATTCTCGGAACCAAACAATGCGACTGCCCCCAAATCACCGAGCGAAAGAGCCATGGCGAAGGCGAGTGCCGTGAGGAGTGGCCGTCGAAG includes these proteins:
- the thiQ gene encoding thiamine ABC transporter ATP-binding protein; the encoded protein is MPANASVHLAHTRLTLSQNRFHFDCEFQAGAVTAIVGPSGAGKSTLLNLVSGFERPDSGTVWIDGLDVTRLPPAERPVSLVFQDNNLFSHLDLFTNIGLGIHPGLRLQPTDRVAISQALERVGLAGYERRLPGSLSGGERQRVAFARALVRRRPVLLLDEPFAALDPALRSSMVALLSDLHRETGSTVLLVTHDPRDLERLAQYVVFVDGGSVLVEAETARFLARRDLPPVRDFLGLGPQVEPSP